In the Leptolyngbya sp. SIO1E4 genome, one interval contains:
- a CDS encoding adenosylcobinamide-GDP ribazoletransferase, which produces MAPNSSRPSSSDRWQHLPWRWGAQLIAAITFYTRIPIPGHWPMNFSGIARYAPLVGLGIGGILAISDVSLAWLGMPVVTRSGLLVAVWLLLTGGLHLDGAMDTADGLAVPDKTRRLAVMADSRAGAFGVMVAVVLVGLKGVALIDLEALRWFGIMAAAGWGRWGQVIAIARYPYLKAEGKGAFHKIHARPTTDWLLGLIALFGLCGVAFLCRPTEGVFALGTTLGGGAIAMWVGAWLNRQLGGHTGDTYGATVEWTEALLLCLMTGLQSALS; this is translated from the coding sequence ATGGCTCCTAATTCTTCCCGACCTTCGTCGAGCGATCGCTGGCAACACCTGCCCTGGCGATGGGGGGCTCAACTCATTGCTGCCATTACTTTCTATACCCGCATCCCCATCCCCGGACACTGGCCCATGAATTTTTCAGGCATTGCCCGATATGCCCCTTTAGTGGGCTTAGGAATTGGGGGGATATTGGCCATCAGCGATGTCAGCTTAGCTTGGTTAGGGATGCCGGTAGTGACCCGTAGTGGGCTCTTGGTGGCGGTATGGCTCCTCCTAACGGGTGGACTTCACTTAGACGGTGCCATGGACACCGCAGATGGTCTAGCTGTCCCCGACAAAACTCGTCGTTTGGCCGTGATGGCAGATAGCCGAGCCGGGGCATTTGGGGTCATGGTGGCGGTGGTGTTAGTGGGCCTGAAAGGAGTCGCCCTGATTGATTTAGAGGCGTTGCGATGGTTTGGCATCATGGCGGCAGCGGGTTGGGGGCGCTGGGGGCAAGTGATTGCGATCGCTCGCTATCCTTACCTCAAAGCTGAAGGAAAAGGTGCCTTTCATAAAATTCATGCCCGTCCTACCACCGATTGGCTGCTGGGGCTTATCGCATTGTTCGGTTTGTGTGGAGTTGCCTTCCTCTGCCGACCGACTGAGGGGGTATTCGCATTGGGCACGACTTTAGGCGGAGGGGCGATCGCCATGTGGGTTGGGGCTTGGCTGAATCGACAACTCGGAGGGCACACGGGGGATACCTATGGAGCCACTGTAGAATGGACGGAAGCCTTACTGCTGTGTTTGATGACGGGGCTACAGTCAGCCCTTTCCTAA
- the tgt gene encoding tRNA guanosine(34) transglycosylase Tgt, which produces MKNFEYQQEACCRDTFARAGCFQTPYGLVETPRFMPVGTLANVKTVTPDQLRSTGAQMVLANTYHLHLQPGEALVAAAGGVHRFMGWDGPMLTDSGGFQVFSLSELRTISEEGVKFRSPKDGRIIHLTPEESIRIQNQLGADVIMAFDECPPYPASRDAVEVATDRTYRWLKRCQAAHTRDDQALFGIVQGGVYLDLRQQAAADLSGLDLPGYAIGGVSVGEPPELIEKIVRATTPLLPANKPRYLMGVGTYREMAQAIAAGMDLFDCVIPTRLARHGSALVGGERWNLKNARFRKDLTPLDDTCPCYTCRTFTRAYLCHLLHAREILAYTLLSIHNITELVRFTQQIRQAILNDRFTTEFGHWLQPESP; this is translated from the coding sequence TTGAAGAATTTTGAGTATCAGCAGGAGGCTTGCTGTCGCGATACGTTTGCCCGAGCAGGCTGTTTTCAGACTCCCTATGGCCTGGTCGAAACACCGCGTTTTATGCCAGTGGGCACCTTGGCAAACGTTAAAACCGTGACGCCAGATCAGCTGCGTTCAACCGGGGCGCAGATGGTGCTTGCGAATACTTACCACCTGCATCTGCAGCCGGGAGAGGCGCTGGTGGCAGCAGCCGGTGGGGTGCATCGATTCATGGGCTGGGATGGCCCCATGCTGACAGACTCTGGCGGATTTCAAGTGTTTAGCTTGAGTGAGCTGCGCACCATCTCTGAGGAAGGGGTAAAATTCCGATCGCCCAAAGATGGTCGCATCATCCACCTCACCCCTGAAGAATCAATTCGCATCCAAAATCAACTCGGGGCCGATGTCATCATGGCCTTTGATGAATGTCCGCCTTATCCGGCCAGTCGAGATGCTGTCGAGGTGGCGACTGATCGCACCTATCGATGGCTCAAGCGCTGCCAGGCTGCCCACACACGGGACGACCAAGCCCTATTTGGGATTGTGCAGGGCGGTGTGTATTTAGACCTGCGGCAACAGGCCGCTGCCGACCTTTCAGGGCTAGATTTGCCTGGCTATGCCATCGGCGGCGTCAGCGTCGGAGAGCCCCCTGAATTGATTGAAAAAATTGTTCGAGCAACCACGCCGTTACTGCCTGCTAACAAACCGCGATATCTCATGGGCGTCGGCACCTATCGGGAGATGGCCCAGGCGATCGCAGCAGGCATGGATCTCTTTGATTGTGTGATTCCGACCCGATTAGCGCGCCACGGTAGTGCCCTGGTGGGTGGCGAGCGCTGGAACCTTAAAAACGCCCGTTTCCGCAAAGACCTGACCCCACTCGACGATACTTGCCCCTGCTATACTTGCCGCACGTTCACCCGTGCCTACCTGTGTCACTTGCTGCACGCCCGTGAAATCCTGGCCTACACGCTATTGTCTATCCATAACATTACGGAGTTGGTTCGGTTTACTCAGCAGATTCGGCAGGCAATTTTGAACGATCGCTTCACCACAGAGTTTGGCCACTGGTTACAGCCTGAATCCCCATGA
- a CDS encoding photosystem II reaction center protein K — translation MEAALLLAKLPEAYSIFDPLVDVLPVIPVFFLLLAFVWQAAVGFR, via the coding sequence ATGGAAGCTGCACTCCTGTTAGCAAAACTGCCTGAAGCTTATTCAATCTTTGACCCCCTGGTAGACGTACTGCCAGTGATTCCGGTCTTTTTTCTGCTGCTGGCATTTGTTTGGCAAGCAGCCGTTGGATTTAGATAA
- the cobO gene encoding cob(I)yrinic acid a,c-diamide adenosyltransferase, translating to MTVPPSTSPSDLDDIATSLTEASAQQGLNAEQYRRKMERRKEVQQQRLSERTHEKGLIIIHTGNGKGKTTAALGMVLRSLGHGFKVAIIQFIKGAWEPAEKAVFEKWSGQLYFHAMGEGFTWETQDRDRDTEKAQAAWQQTLTYLRNPDYRTILLDEINIALKHGFLSTDEVLAGLAEKPEHTHLILTGRGAPQALIDQADLVTEMKLIKHPFREQGVKAQPGIEF from the coding sequence ATGACCGTTCCCCCTTCGACTTCCCCCTCCGATCTCGATGACATCGCCACTTCCCTGACCGAGGCCTCTGCGCAGCAAGGGCTCAATGCTGAGCAGTATCGGCGCAAGATGGAGCGACGTAAGGAAGTGCAGCAGCAGCGATTGTCAGAGCGCACCCATGAGAAGGGGTTAATTATTATTCACACAGGTAATGGCAAAGGCAAGACCACTGCAGCTTTGGGCATGGTGTTGCGATCGCTAGGACATGGCTTTAAGGTGGCCATTATTCAGTTCATCAAAGGGGCCTGGGAACCAGCAGAAAAGGCCGTCTTTGAGAAATGGTCGGGGCAACTTTATTTCCATGCCATGGGTGAGGGGTTTACCTGGGAAACGCAAGATCGCGATCGCGATACCGAAAAAGCACAAGCGGCCTGGCAGCAGACCCTCACTTATTTGCGCAACCCAGACTATCGCACCATTTTGCTCGATGAAATCAACATTGCTCTAAAGCATGGGTTTCTATCGACTGATGAAGTACTAGCGGGGTTGGCAGAGAAACCTGAGCACACCCACCTGATTCTGACTGGGCGGGGGGCACCCCAAGCCCTCATAGACCAAGCGGATCTCGTGACCGAAATGAAGCTCATCAAGCACCCCTTTCGAGAACAGGGTGTTAAAGCCCAACCTGGCATTGAGTTCTAA
- a CDS encoding ChaN family lipoprotein encodes MVFENAFICLKTWLRSQGWVRLVSLSSTLLLACTIATAAYADDLSAAVETPVIQARDYPIFLRLAAADVVYLGEQHDNAADHAAQLDIIQALYQENGTVAFALEMFQRPFQTVIDRYLAGEISEAALIEGSEYERRWRFPWEYYAPILRFAKQYQIPVIALNAPSEVTHQVASEGLESLSSEAFRYLPDRADIDTSNAAYREFVIATLGSHGSHGLFNADNFFAAQVIWDETMAHAIAEFRRANSNTQMIVIAGQGHLVYGYGIPNRVARRLGDDLQQQVVLLNPPQETLEVSDNPIADLLWYSKS; translated from the coding sequence ATGGTATTTGAGAACGCATTTATATGCCTAAAGACCTGGCTCCGCTCGCAAGGGTGGGTCAGGCTGGTCAGCCTGAGTAGCACGCTGCTATTAGCCTGTACGATCGCGACGGCAGCCTACGCTGACGATCTATCGGCCGCAGTTGAGACCCCCGTCATTCAGGCGCGAGATTACCCCATCTTTTTGAGACTCGCCGCTGCCGATGTGGTGTATCTCGGTGAGCAGCACGATAACGCAGCTGATCATGCAGCCCAGCTAGACATTATTCAAGCCTTATATCAAGAAAATGGAACGGTAGCATTCGCTCTGGAAATGTTTCAGCGTCCTTTTCAAACCGTGATTGACCGCTACCTGGCCGGGGAGATTAGTGAAGCCGCACTCATAGAGGGCAGCGAATACGAACGGCGTTGGAGATTCCCTTGGGAATACTACGCCCCCATCCTGCGGTTTGCCAAACAGTACCAGATCCCGGTAATTGCCCTCAACGCCCCTTCAGAGGTAACCCACCAGGTTGCTAGCGAAGGCCTCGAAAGCCTCAGTTCTGAAGCCTTCCGCTATCTTCCTGACCGAGCCGATATCGACACCAGCAATGCCGCCTACCGGGAGTTTGTCATCGCAACCCTGGGCAGCCACGGTAGTCACGGCTTGTTTAACGCGGATAATTTTTTTGCCGCCCAGGTGATCTGGGATGAAACCATGGCTCACGCCATTGCTGAGTTTAGACGAGCCAATTCCAATACCCAAATGATTGTGATTGCTGGCCAAGGTCATTTGGTTTATGGCTATGGCATTCCCAATCGCGTAGCGCGCCGCTTGGGAGACGATCTACAACAGCAAGTTGTGCTGCTTAATCCCCCCCAAGAGACCCTTGAAGTCTCAGATAACCCCATTGCTGACCTGCTCTGGTACAGCAAATCTTGA
- a CDS encoding MtrB/PioB family outer membrane beta-barrel protein, with protein sequence MLGQYSRSKGWVLGWVPIILIVHQSGAHATLSETSTASTQVTSTHKLSKQSARQLSTAANPPLETTNQLLEPPNPLPTRESHNQASPTLSFAIADDFKPDLDKSQLANAYPNIYAFMTQQPEFAAAPPPPLGLGQINDRPPEPPEIAQEPPQAGDPELGVVRLRDPRQDPELGIIRLRNSLQDPELGILRLRPVAVDPPPRPSVFLSGYVTASSSDNVFLVDDPVRGRLGDTFIRPGLSLIAFPSIGPNTNLLASVESNFLRYQDFSESSYDELRFRAGIRHSFSNRVYGQLSWSSQLLFDEGFDDQFFTNHGIELFLGRRDPLLPGLTLDSYYQGQLHFSNPSKFSNIVQTLGISLDYRFNPQWATQVGYQITVSDFTQTSRHETYQRVTGQLRYSLSPAVRMSIFGGISYGRSSRDTISFDNSFFGISLDATIEIF encoded by the coding sequence GTGCTAGGTCAGTATTCTAGATCGAAAGGTTGGGTCTTGGGGTGGGTACCCATTATTCTTATCGTGCATCAGTCAGGTGCCCATGCCACTCTCTCTGAGACCTCAACCGCATCTACCCAGGTGACATCCACCCACAAATTATCTAAGCAGTCTGCTAGGCAACTATCGACTGCAGCCAACCCACCGTTGGAGACGACTAACCAGTTACTGGAGCCCCCTAATCCGCTACCAACGCGTGAATCACACAATCAAGCGTCGCCAACCTTGTCATTCGCGATCGCGGATGATTTCAAACCAGATTTAGACAAATCACAGTTGGCTAACGCCTATCCCAATATCTATGCATTCATGACGCAGCAGCCTGAATTTGCAGCTGCACCCCCACCCCCCTTAGGGCTAGGACAGATAAACGATCGCCCCCCTGAGCCGCCTGAGATCGCGCAAGAGCCTCCCCAAGCCGGTGATCCAGAACTCGGGGTAGTACGGTTACGGGATCCTCGACAAGATCCTGAATTGGGCATTATCCGCCTACGGAACTCTCTACAGGATCCTGAGTTAGGGATTTTGCGATTACGACCGGTGGCAGTGGACCCGCCCCCTCGCCCATCTGTATTTTTGTCGGGCTATGTCACCGCTTCCAGCAGCGATAACGTTTTTTTGGTGGATGATCCGGTAAGGGGTCGGCTTGGCGATACCTTTATTCGACCTGGGCTCTCTTTGATTGCCTTTCCCTCTATTGGCCCCAACACGAACTTACTGGCCTCAGTGGAGAGTAATTTTCTCCGCTACCAAGATTTCTCAGAATCAAGCTATGACGAACTCAGATTTCGGGCAGGCATCCGGCACAGTTTTTCCAATCGCGTCTACGGTCAGTTGAGTTGGAGTAGCCAACTTCTGTTTGACGAAGGGTTTGACGATCAATTTTTTACGAATCACGGAATTGAGCTTTTTTTAGGTCGTCGCGACCCGCTGCTGCCAGGGCTAACCTTAGATAGCTATTATCAAGGACAACTTCATTTCAGCAACCCCAGTAAATTCAGCAACATTGTCCAAACCCTAGGCATTTCCTTAGATTATCGATTCAACCCTCAATGGGCGACCCAGGTGGGATACCAAATTACGGTGTCAGATTTTACCCAAACTTCTCGCCATGAAACTTACCAGCGCGTGACCGGGCAGCTACGCTATTCTTTGTCGCCTGCGGTCAGAATGAGCATATTTGGTGGCATCAGCTACGGACGATCTTCAAGAGATACTATTTCCTTTGATAACAGCTTCTTTGGGATTAGCCTGGATGCCACAATCGAAATTTTCTAA